In Sphingobacterium sp. SRCM116780, the genomic stretch TGGTCACAAATGAAAAAAATCCAGAGCATCTTCCTTGGAAATTATTGGATATTGATGTCGTAGTCGAATCTACAGGACATTTTACTACGCGTGAAAAAGCAAATTTACATTTGTTAGCGGGGGCAAAAAAAGTGATTATATCAGCTCCATCTCCAGATAAAGATATACCGACCATTGTATTGGGTATTAATGATAAAGACTTTGACTTAACTGTTCCTATCCTTTCCAATGCTTCTTGCACAACAAATAATGTTGCGCCATTGGTAAAAATATTAGATCAAAATTGGGGAATTAAAGATGGTTATATCACCACCGTACATTCGATGACTGGTGATCAGAACTTGCATGATGCTCCACATCGTGATCTTCGTCGCGCACGTGCTGCTTCTTCATCGATTATTCCAACGACTACTGGTGCAGCAAAAGCAATCACCAATGTCTTTACCCATCTCGAAGGGAAATTAGGAGGAGCTGGTATTCGTGTACCTGTCTTGAACGGTTCTTTAACTGACTTTACTTGTACACTCATTCATCAACCTACAGTAGCTGAAATCAACGCAAAGTTTAAGGAAGCTGCGGCAGGAGAACTAAAAAATGTATTATATTATACAGAAGATCCAATTGTCTCTGTTGATATCATTAACAATCCTTATTCCT encodes the following:
- the gap gene encoding type I glyceraldehyde-3-phosphate dehydrogenase, with product MNIAINGFGRIGRNTLRNIFIRNADRLKVIAINDLTDTKTLAHLFKYDSVHGPFSGTVDFDENHLIINGQQIMVTNEKNPEHLPWKLLDIDVVVESTGHFTTREKANLHLLAGAKKVIISAPSPDKDIPTIVLGINDKDFDLTVPILSNASCTTNNVAPLVKILDQNWGIKDGYITTVHSMTGDQNLHDAPHRDLRRARAASSSIIPTTTGAAKAITNVFTHLEGKLGGAGIRVPVLNGSLTDFTCTLIHQPTVAEINAKFKEAAAGELKNVLYYTEDPIVSVDIINNPYSCVFDAELTSIVGGLVKVVGWYDNEFGYSNRLVDLLEKINNLEPNN